A single region of the Arthrobacter sp. V1I7 genome encodes:
- a CDS encoding MvaI/BcnI family restriction endonuclease → MRELSDLERLNVELLVRLDVPFGLLEQTETTLEKAYSDATQEFREFLVSTGIHDYAKRGQGQEAKIIRMATIMENGAFLRSEVAMYRPCTKKGDPRFRISHIKKICMSGDIAAVLYLDDELFVLRLGESDIEAELERPGALQDVLGGIARNRLSASQELLQMILDLAERGFIKTHRAGDTAVGHLLETELGISANSSKAPDYKGIEIKSTRARVQNRHTMFAKVPDWHRSTLSSTAEFLELFGYDRRGFPELNCEVGAKRANSQGLRLRVSADETVLEEFCERQHSAFRLRWTLESLRTALKRKHAETFWVKATSELRHDGEYVRFDSIVHTSKPVLNQVVPLLASGAITVDHLISKKPGKGVKEQGPLFKIADREFDALFPLIEVYQLSQGFVGRSRR, encoded by the coding sequence CTCTTGAAAAGGCTTATTCGGATGCTACGCAAGAGTTTCGTGAGTTCTTAGTTTCCACGGGCATTCACGACTACGCCAAGCGAGGCCAAGGTCAAGAAGCAAAGATCATTCGCATGGCAACGATTATGGAGAATGGCGCGTTTCTGAGGTCAGAAGTTGCCATGTACAGGCCCTGCACCAAAAAAGGTGACCCACGGTTTCGGATTTCACATATTAAGAAAATCTGCATGTCTGGTGATATAGCTGCAGTGCTATATCTAGATGACGAACTCTTTGTGCTTCGACTCGGTGAATCGGATATTGAAGCTGAATTGGAACGTCCAGGGGCGCTCCAAGACGTTCTGGGCGGGATAGCGAGAAATAGACTCTCGGCGTCGCAGGAGTTGCTTCAGATGATTCTTGATCTGGCGGAGCGCGGTTTCATCAAGACCCACAGGGCCGGCGACACGGCAGTAGGGCATCTTCTAGAGACAGAATTGGGTATTTCGGCCAACTCCAGCAAAGCACCCGACTACAAGGGAATCGAGATTAAGTCCACGAGGGCAAGAGTGCAGAATCGGCACACGATGTTCGCCAAAGTGCCTGACTGGCATCGGAGCACGCTGTCGAGTACGGCGGAATTCCTCGAGCTTTTTGGCTACGACCGACGGGGATTTCCTGAACTGAACTGCGAAGTCGGCGCCAAACGAGCCAATTCTCAAGGTTTGAGACTGCGAGTCTCCGCGGACGAAACGGTACTCGAAGAATTCTGCGAAAGGCAGCACTCAGCGTTCCGATTGCGCTGGACTCTGGAGTCGCTGCGGACTGCACTAAAACGAAAACACGCCGAAACATTCTGGGTAAAAGCAACGTCCGAGCTGAGGCATGACGGAGAGTACGTGCGCTTCGACTCGATCGTCCATACGAGCAAACCTGTGCTCAATCAAGTCGTACCGCTTCTAGCATCAGGAGCCATCACTGTCGATCACCTCATCTCAAAGAAACCGGGAAAAGGTGTCAAAGAACAAGGCCCACTGTTCAAGATTGCGGATCGTGAATTCGACGCACTCTTTCCACTCATTGAGGTCTATCAGCTAAGTCAAGGATTCGTTGGGCGATCTCGACGTTAG